One part of the Astatotilapia calliptera chromosome 9, fAstCal1.2, whole genome shotgun sequence genome encodes these proteins:
- the LOC113028794 gene encoding sialic acid-binding Ig-like lectin 7, translated as MSFVTVQSVNIMTGIMLLSLLFIPKPSTACPEYSDLFITAPTEMEALSGSCLQIPCSFSAAGPVKFDIRRAVFGVWIKNHSNVNKFPNNEIFNSSGTVNIYPMKITGNLKEKNCTTLFSNLTTTYTNTYYFRIMNWPFRATAVCEPLKIKIKDSPWRPNITIPGDLKEKESVTITCSALTPCPHSPPQLTWNLQQDSHSKIEENTDGSFTTKIQQNITLSDTHDGKKISCSARYPVNQGKDTKTAETEETLSVSYAPKDTSASISPSGLVSAGSWVNLTCSSRAKPPVSSFTWFKKSRDGAVKVSEGEIYSFNVTDGGVYYCVATNDLGNQTSAEINVTVAGHQNNGSLPLSPLLGGILGLVLLICLIIFAFRALRLLKYQTQQETQSQRSEELVVEEPTSKTEGGEGNIHYGEINFSEPGYEASFVSVQDRGQQQDTVYAQVKVNKPENSLTQRAHGQEELYAEVRISENSCVKTLHYQSPLTKKHRNQ; from the exons ATGAGTTTTGTGACAGTCCAGTCTGTGAACATCATGACAGGCATCATGTTACTGAGTCTCCTCTTTATTCCAA agCCTTCGACTGCTTGTCCTGAGTATTCAGACCTCTTCATCACTGCACCAACAGAGATGGAAGCTCTGAGTGGATCATGTTTACAAATCCCATGTAGCTTTAGTGCTGCTGGACCAGTAAAGTTTGACATCAGAAGAGCTGTCTTTGGAGTGTGGATTAAAAATCACTCCAATGTTAATAAATTTCCAAACAATGAGATCTTCAACAGCAGTGGGACAGTTAACATCTATCCAATGAAGATTACAGGAAACCTGAAGGAGAAAAACTGCACCACTTTGTTTTCCAACTTAACCACAACTTATACAAACACATATTACTTCAGAATTATGAACTGGCCGTTCAGAGCAACAGCTGTTTGTGAacctcttaaaataaaaattaaag ATTCTCCTTGGAGGCCCAATATTACAATCCCAGGTGATCTGAAGGAGAAGGAGTCTGTCACTATaacctgctcagctctcactccCTGTCCACACTCCCCTCCTCAACTCACCTGGAATCTCCAACAAGACTCTCACAGCAAAATagaggaaaacacagatggAAGCTTTACAACTAAAATCCAGCAGAACATCACTCTGTCAGACACACATGATGGAAAGAAGATCAGCTGCTCTGCCAGATATCCTGTGAACCAAGGAAAAGACACcaagacagcagagacagaagagACTCTCAGTGTTTCAT atgCTCCTAAAGACACCTCAGCATCCATCAGTCCATCAGGTTTGGTGTCAGCAGGCAGCTGGGTGAACCTGACCTGCTCCAGCAGAGCCAAACCTCCAGTCAGCAGCTTCACCTGGTTCAAGAAGAGCAGAGATGGAGCTGTGAAAGTATCTGAAGGAGAGATTTACAGCTTCAATGTAACAGATGGAGGAGTTTATTACTGTGTGGCCACTAATGATCTGGGTAATCAGACATCAGCAGAGATTAACGTGACTGTTGCAG GACATCAGAATAATGGTTCTTTACCACTGAGTCCACTTCTTGGAGGCATCCTTGGGTTGGTCTTACTGATCTGTTTAATTATCTTTGCTTT CAGAGCTCTCAGGTTGTTAAAGTACCAAACTCAGCAAGAGACTCAG AGTCAAAGAAGTGAAGAGCTGGTTGTTGAAGAGCCGACAAGTAAAACAGAAGGAGGGGAAGGAAACATCCATTATGGAGAGATCAACTTCTCTGAGCCTGGATATGAAGCATCCTTTGTCTCAGTGCAGGACAGAGGACAGCAGCAGGATACGGTGTACGCACAGGTGAAAGTCAACAAGCCAGAAAACAGCTTAACACAGAGAGCTCATGGCCAAGAGGAACTCTACGCTGAGGTCCGAATAAGTGAGAACAGCTGTGTTAAGACATTACATTACCAAAGTCCattaacaaagaaacacagaaatcaATGA